Proteins encoded by one window of Bacillota bacterium:
- the carA gene encoding glutamine-hydrolyzing carbamoyl-phosphate synthase small subunit: MRALLALEDGFVLEGRAFAGSGEVYGEVVFNTSMTGYQEILTDPSYKGQIVTLTYPLIGNYGTNPEDMEAPAIRAEALIVREYSPYPHNFRCRATLADFIESSGALGVEGIDTRALTKHIRELGAMKGVLSTIDLDPGSLVEKARNSPGLVGRDLVKYVTSDRMYIWDEGGESEFTVVAMDFGVKLNILRMLKSAGCRVIVVPAGTTASEVLSLNPDGIFLSNGPGDPAALSGIVEEVRKLLGKKPIFGICLGHQILGRALGLDTFKLKFGHRGGNQPVKDLKTGRVEITAQNHGFCVEIPDGGGPGDLEVTHINLNDGTLEGMESRELRFFSVQYHPEASPGPHDSRYLFERFASLMRGEVADCA; the protein is encoded by the coding sequence ATGCGTGCGCTTCTGGCGCTCGAGGACGGATTTGTGCTCGAAGGTAGAGCATTTGCAGGCTCGGGCGAGGTTTACGGCGAAGTAGTATTCAATACAAGCATGACTGGCTATCAGGAGATACTTACCGATCCTTCATATAAAGGGCAGATAGTAACTCTAACCTACCCTTTGATCGGGAATTATGGGACTAATCCGGAGGATATGGAAGCGCCTGCTATCCGGGCCGAGGCTCTCATAGTGCGGGAATACAGCCCTTACCCACATAATTTCAGGTGCAGGGCTACCCTCGCAGACTTCATCGAATCTAGCGGCGCTCTGGGCGTGGAGGGAATTGACACGCGCGCCTTGACAAAACACATACGTGAACTTGGCGCCATGAAGGGCGTGCTCTCTACCATCGATCTCGATCCCGGGAGTCTGGTGGAAAAAGCTAGAAACTCTCCGGGATTAGTGGGCCGTGATCTCGTGAAATATGTGACATCCGACAGAATGTATATCTGGGACGAAGGCGGCGAATCCGAATTCACAGTCGTGGCCATGGACTTCGGAGTAAAGCTCAACATTTTGAGAATGCTGAAATCCGCAGGATGCAGGGTCATAGTGGTCCCTGCAGGAACAACTGCCAGCGAGGTCTTATCATTGAACCCTGATGGGATCTTTCTTTCCAATGGCCCCGGCGATCCAGCAGCTCTCTCAGGCATCGTAGAAGAAGTGAGGAAACTCCTTGGTAAGAAGCCCATTTTTGGCATCTGCCTCGGGCATCAGATATTAGGCAGAGCCCTGGGTCTTGATACCTTCAAGTTGAAGTTCGGGCACCGGGGCGGTAACCAGCCAGTAAAGGACCTTAAAACGGGAAGGGTTGAAATCACCGCGCAAAACCACGGTTTCTGCGTGGAAATACCCGATGGCGGGGGCCCCGGGGACCTGGAGGTCACCCATATCAACCTCAATGATGGGACCCTGGAAGGAATGGAAAGCCGCGAACTCCGGTTCTTTTCTGTGCAATACCATCCAGAAGCCTCGCCCGGGCCCCATGATTCTCGATACCTTTTTGAGAGATTCGCTTCTCTGATGCGTGGGGAGGTGGCAGACTGTGCCTAA
- the ytaF gene encoding sporulation membrane protein YtaF — MQSLGILLLAFAVSIDGFVVGVVYGMRGIKIPLLSLLIMNAASALMIYISMSLGRHIGIYIGQRASRILGGGILIILGLLAILNGRQERDRQVPKRHIIHLLKMPEKADVDHSGAISVAEALPLGIALAMDAFGAGIGAGVIGYWSHLAPLVVGAIQFVLVFLGTLTGRVYLARRLSSTATFLPGGILIMLGIVKLF; from the coding sequence ATGCAATCCCTGGGCATTCTATTATTAGCTTTCGCAGTAAGCATCGATGGATTCGTCGTGGGAGTCGTCTATGGGATGCGGGGCATAAAAATCCCACTCTTATCTCTCCTGATCATGAATGCGGCATCAGCTCTCATGATCTACATCTCGATGTCACTCGGGCGACACATAGGTATATACATTGGCCAGCGCGCATCGCGAATCCTCGGGGGCGGGATACTCATCATCCTTGGATTATTGGCCATTCTGAATGGACGACAGGAAAGGGACCGGCAGGTCCCCAAGAGACACATAATTCACCTCCTCAAGATGCCAGAAAAGGCTGATGTTGACCATTCGGGAGCCATCAGTGTGGCTGAGGCCCTTCCCCTTGGGATTGCCCTCGCCATGGATGCATTCGGCGCTGGCATCGGAGCCGGAGTAATAGGATATTGGAGCCATCTCGCCCCCCTTGTTGTGGGCGCCATCCAATTCGTTTTGGTTTTCCTTGGAACACTCACCGGGAGGGTTTATCTCGCCCGGAGGCTATCCTCCACGGCAACCTTCCTTCCCGGGGGAATTCTCATCATGTTGGGGATAGTAAAGCTATTCTGA
- a CDS encoding glycosyltransferase family 2 protein, which translates to MVELAIVIVTYQTRELLRKCLDSLRMERDALSGVWKIIVVDNASTDGTVDMLKKDFPDVDVIANSDNLGPARAFNMGIAEAVRVSDLIIVMNSDVIALPGTIREMISFMEENPDVDGVSCPLFYPDMTPQKTRTHIMRLLPVKKNRPFREDFVGTTFAMIRSRAFHKVGGYDEHYYFYNEDLDWAERARRAGCNFFHLPEIGVIHALGQGRKQNIPKIIGELYKSNIYYYKRHYPNLARIALLALRFEIWFRIRALRKELAAASDERRASEIRSALEVYTRARAKMEEEYIKPCEPEIPEFAYDGA; encoded by the coding sequence ATGGTGGAACTTGCCATTGTGATAGTGACATATCAAACCCGAGAACTCCTGAGGAAATGTCTTGACAGTCTCAGGATGGAACGAGATGCTCTTTCTGGTGTGTGGAAGATTATCGTCGTGGATAATGCTTCCACAGATGGCACTGTAGATATGCTAAAAAAGGACTTCCCGGATGTTGATGTAATCGCAAATTCCGATAACCTCGGCCCTGCCAGAGCTTTTAACATGGGCATCGCAGAAGCTGTGAGGGTTTCGGATCTTATCATTGTAATGAACAGTGATGTGATAGCACTTCCCGGAACTATTCGCGAAATGATCTCTTTCATGGAGGAAAATCCGGATGTAGATGGGGTCTCCTGCCCACTTTTCTATCCCGATATGACCCCGCAGAAGACCAGAACTCATATAATGAGGCTTCTTCCTGTGAAGAAAAATCGGCCATTTCGTGAAGATTTCGTAGGGACGACCTTTGCGATGATCAGGAGCAGAGCCTTTCACAAGGTCGGTGGATATGACGAACATTATTATTTCTATAATGAGGATCTTGACTGGGCCGAGAGGGCGAGACGCGCAGGCTGCAATTTCTTTCACCTGCCTGAAATCGGAGTAATACATGCTCTCGGACAAGGGCGGAAGCAGAATATCCCAAAGATTATAGGTGAACTATACAAGAGTAATATCTATTATTACAAGAGGCATTATCCAAATCTTGCGCGCATTGCCTTGTTGGCGCTGAGGTTTGAAATCTGGTTTAGAATCCGCGCTCTAAGGAAAGAGCTCGCTGCGGCTTCAGATGAAAGGAGGGCGTCCGAAATACGCTCTGCCTTAGAGGTCTACACAAGAGCGCGGGCTAAAATGGAAGAGGAATACATCAAACCATGTGAGCCGGAGATACCAGAATTTGCTTATGACGGCGCATGA
- a CDS encoding SDR family NAD(P)-dependent oxidoreductase yields the protein MITGASSGIGAATAILLAREGFSVWGTIRDRGRVPGLPEELQRLVRFVEMDVTEQTSVDKGIAEVMSQAGHIDILINNAGFAIYGPIEEVPMELAIAQFETNVFGVLRVTQAVVPFMRERRRGLIINMSSLAGKLVIPFQAHYSATKHAIEALSEGLRQELRPFNVKVAIIEPGDIKTNFNNATRFGHKKNSPYERWTAASWHTIDVNLQKAPDPEVVARKILAVARKANPATRYPAGDFISTKFPFLARFMPDSLRELAIRIFYGINFR from the coding sequence TTGATTACCGGAGCATCATCAGGTATTGGAGCAGCTACTGCCATACTTTTAGCGCGTGAAGGGTTTTCCGTCTGGGGCACCATACGGGATCGCGGGAGAGTCCCGGGCCTGCCCGAAGAATTGCAGCGTCTTGTACGATTCGTGGAGATGGATGTCACTGAGCAGACTTCGGTGGATAAGGGTATAGCTGAGGTCATGAGCCAGGCCGGCCATATCGACATTTTGATCAACAATGCAGGTTTTGCTATCTACGGGCCCATCGAGGAAGTTCCAATGGAGCTTGCTATAGCCCAATTCGAGACCAATGTCTTTGGGGTTCTTCGCGTAACCCAGGCGGTGGTCCCGTTCATGCGGGAAAGACGCAGAGGCCTTATCATCAATATGAGTTCTCTGGCAGGGAAACTAGTGATTCCCTTCCAGGCCCATTATTCAGCAACCAAACACGCCATAGAGGCCCTTTCCGAGGGACTCAGGCAGGAACTCAGACCATTCAACGTCAAAGTGGCCATCATTGAGCCGGGCGATATCAAGACTAATTTCAATAATGCTACCAGGTTTGGACACAAAAAGAACTCTCCATATGAAAGATGGACCGCCGCCAGCTGGCATACCATTGATGTCAATCTACAAAAGGCCCCGGATCCGGAAGTGGTTGCCCGCAAAATCCTGGCCGTTGCGCGGAAAGCAAATCCCGCCACACGATATCCGGCCGGCGATTTCATATCCACGAAATTCCCGTTTCTGGCCCGGTTTATGCCAGACAGCCTTCGCGAGCTCGCTATACGGATCTTTTATGGCATCAACTTCCGGTAG
- a CDS encoding DUF1638 domain-containing protein: MNIKVIACDVLNREISMISSQSEHFVDVTFLPQGLHNEPDLLRRTLQEQIDLANKGFHLRYLEKTSLDDFSLFDYDFIVLGYGLCSNGIAGLSSARIPLVIPRAHDCITILLGSKERYREYFDSHKGIYWYSAGWIERTLQPGEERYRRIYDHYVKKYGEDNANYLMEMEQAWFKSYHYAAYIDWGLPRSSFYRDYTKQCAKFLGWQYDELKGDRGLLENIINGRFLGNEVLLAPPGEEIHPSYDDMIICSQRKEAECPMKARHDCPESAIPPDGPTGS, translated from the coding sequence ATGAATATAAAAGTCATTGCCTGCGATGTCTTAAACCGTGAGATATCAATGATAAGCAGCCAGTCGGAACATTTCGTGGATGTGACATTCTTGCCTCAAGGACTCCATAACGAGCCTGACCTCCTCAGGAGAACGTTACAGGAGCAAATTGACCTCGCCAATAAAGGTTTTCACCTGAGGTATCTAGAAAAGACCAGTCTCGACGATTTCAGCCTGTTTGACTATGACTTCATAGTGCTTGGGTATGGATTATGCTCCAACGGGATCGCGGGGCTTTCCAGCGCTAGGATCCCGCTCGTTATCCCCAGGGCCCATGATTGCATCACCATCCTTCTGGGTTCTAAAGAGAGATATAGAGAATACTTTGACTCACACAAGGGTATCTACTGGTACTCTGCCGGGTGGATCGAAAGGACACTCCAACCGGGAGAAGAACGCTATCGCAGAATCTATGATCACTATGTCAAGAAATATGGGGAAGACAATGCCAATTATCTCATGGAAATGGAACAAGCCTGGTTCAAGAGCTATCATTACGCCGCCTATATCGACTGGGGACTGCCAAGATCTTCTTTCTATAGAGACTATACGAAACAATGCGCCAAATTCCTCGGATGGCAATATGATGAGTTAAAGGGCGATAGAGGACTCCTGGAGAACATCATAAACGGGAGATTTCTCGGTAATGAAGTTCTCCTGGCGCCTCCGGGCGAGGAGATACATCCAAGCTATGATGACATGATCATCTGTTCGCAACGCAAAGAAGCGGAATGCCCCATGAAAGCGCGGCATGATTGCCCGGAATCCGCCATTCCACCGGATGGGCCTACCGGAAGTTGA
- a CDS encoding GNAT family N-acetyltransferase, translating to MEGPRGIRPDELSSVIQLANKVFRGQGGSMGMGFEFPILYREENLENLRVIVEDGKPVSLIGIWEQKILVYGHQITAGCIGSVCTDSDYRGRGYATILLQDVMKKLYRDGMHIMLVSGGRGLYLRHQCVPAGVFRAYMVDSEESRAIEEVTADVRGIELEKFSEENFEDFVRIHRAEPVRHYRPYSDFKKLIWRHEGQKRMFGHEYAFVVRDDGESLAYLILRDQRNPQSGDTAPTMLLEYGGQRDAALKGIAFFMKQVKPGPVTMVIPGHDLEMHRILGRAGVKGSPTPLPGHTLRVINFPALFRKLMPFFEEMLSGEEFSALRAWDEPMAGGFGDDSADDEFKRLFGVSHIIEFSGERIQFDDGALTRLIFGCTQDNATRQVNLAAEGEPAILSKIFPLPLPLPGLNYV from the coding sequence GTGGAAGGACCTCGGGGGATACGTCCAGATGAGCTTTCGTCAGTAATTCAACTTGCTAACAAGGTTTTCCGGGGGCAGGGCGGCTCCATGGGAATGGGATTTGAATTTCCCATCTTGTATAGGGAGGAAAATTTGGAAAATCTCAGGGTAATCGTGGAAGACGGGAAGCCCGTTTCCCTCATCGGTATATGGGAGCAGAAGATCTTGGTGTATGGGCATCAAATAACTGCTGGTTGCATCGGCTCAGTATGCACAGACTCCGACTATCGCGGCCGGGGGTATGCAACTATCCTACTTCAAGATGTCATGAAGAAACTATATCGCGATGGGATGCATATCATGCTGGTTTCGGGAGGACGGGGCCTTTATCTGCGCCATCAGTGTGTCCCGGCGGGCGTCTTTCGCGCTTATATGGTAGATAGCGAGGAATCTCGCGCGATAGAAGAAGTCACCGCGGACGTGCGAGGCATCGAGCTTGAGAAGTTCTCTGAAGAAAACTTCGAAGATTTCGTCAGGATCCATCGTGCGGAGCCTGTGAGGCACTATCGCCCATACTCGGACTTCAAGAAGCTTATCTGGAGACATGAGGGCCAAAAGAGGATGTTTGGCCATGAATACGCCTTCGTGGTGCGGGATGATGGCGAGAGTCTCGCCTATTTGATCCTGAGGGATCAGCGAAACCCGCAATCCGGGGACACGGCCCCAACAATGTTGCTTGAATACGGGGGGCAAAGGGATGCTGCGCTAAAAGGTATAGCCTTTTTCATGAAGCAGGTGAAACCCGGCCCTGTCACGATGGTCATCCCTGGCCATGACCTGGAGATGCACCGCATTTTGGGTCGAGCAGGAGTGAAGGGATCACCCACGCCACTTCCTGGCCATACCTTAAGAGTCATCAACTTCCCAGCGCTATTTAGGAAGCTTATGCCATTCTTTGAAGAAATGCTGTCTGGTGAAGAGTTTTCCGCCTTGCGGGCTTGGGACGAGCCGATGGCCGGTGGATTTGGGGATGATTCTGCTGATGATGAATTCAAGCGGCTTTTCGGTGTATCTCATATTATTGAGTTTTCTGGGGAGAGAATTCAATTTGATGATGGTGCCCTAACCAGGCTTATTTTTGGCTGTACGCAGGATAATGCCACTAGGCAAGTGAACCTTGCGGCGGAAGGCGAGCCTGCCATCCTGTCCAAGATCTTCCCGTTACCACTTCCCCTGCCTGGCCTCAATTATGTCTGA
- a CDS encoding nucleoside deaminase gives MREALVEARSAFEKEEVPVGAVIVMNGTIIGRGHNLKETSSDPTCHAEMVAIREAARYLGSWRLSGATMYVTLEPCPMCAGALIQARVDRLVFGCFDPKAGACGSLLNLAQDPRFNHRLEVISGVLEEECRSLLKGFFQRLRE, from the coding sequence ATGCGTGAGGCCCTAGTTGAAGCCCGCAGCGCCTTTGAGAAGGAGGAAGTCCCGGTTGGCGCGGTCATTGTCATGAATGGCACGATAATCGGGCGGGGCCATAATCTGAAGGAGACCTCATCCGACCCTACATGTCATGCCGAAATGGTGGCCATCCGGGAGGCCGCGAGGTATCTCGGCTCATGGCGGCTTTCCGGCGCTACCATGTACGTGACGTTGGAACCTTGCCCAATGTGTGCCGGGGCTCTTATTCAGGCGCGTGTCGACAGGCTGGTCTTTGGTTGTTTTGATCCGAAGGCCGGAGCATGTGGATCGCTGCTAAATCTTGCGCAAGATCCTCGATTTAATCACAGGTTAGAGGTGATATCCGGGGTGCTGGAGGAAGAATGCAGGTCCCTTCTCAAAGGATTCTTCCAGCGCCTGAGAGAGTAA